A single Triticum dicoccoides isolate Atlit2015 ecotype Zavitan chromosome 2A, WEW_v2.0, whole genome shotgun sequence DNA region contains:
- the LOC119353010 gene encoding expansin-A1-like has product MGTSAGSSLRLFVLFAVATCLLWSTASGFSASGVSRAFATFYGGSDASGTMGGACGYGNLYSTGYGTNTAALSTALFNDGASCGQCYRIRCDYAADPRFCIRGASVTITATNLCPPNYALPNDDGGWCNPPRQHFDMAEPAWLNIGVYRGGIVPVLYQRVPCAKKGGVRFTVNGHDYFELVLVSNVGGVGSIRSVSIKGSRTGWMPMSRNWGVNWQSNALLTGQSLSFQVTSTDGQTLTFPNAAPAGWGFGQTFATNKQFS; this is encoded by the exons ATGGGGACGTCAGCTGGATCGTCTCTTCGGCTCTTCGTGTTGTTCGCGGTCGCGACGTGCCTGCTCTGGAGCACGGCCTCCGGCTTCTCGGCGTCCGGCGTCAGCAGGGCCTTCGCCACCTTCTACGGCGGCAGCGACGCCTCGGGAACCATGG GCGGGGCATGCGGGTACGGGAACCTGTACTCGACGGGGTACGGCACGAACACGGCGGCGCTGAGCACGGCGCTGTTCAACGACGGCGCCTCCTGCGGGCAGTGCTACCGGATCAGGTGCGACTACGCGGCGGACCCGCGGTTCTGCATCCGCGGCGCGTCGGTGACCATCACGGCCACCAACCTCTGCCCGCCCAACTACGCGCTGCCCAACGACGACGGCGGCTGGTGCAACCCGCCGCGGCAGCACTTCGACATGGCCGAGCCGGCATGGCTCAACATCGGCGTCTACCGCGGCGGCATCGTGCCGGTGCTCTACCAGCGCGTGCCCTGCGCCAAGAAGGGCGGCGTCAGGTTCACAGTCAACGGCCACGACTACTTCGAGCTCGTGCTCGTCAGCAACGTCGGCGGCGTGGGCTCCATCCGGTCCGTGTCCATCAAGGGGTCCAGGACCGGGTGGATGCCCATGTCCAGGAATTGGGGGGTCAACTGGCAGTCCAACGCGCTGCTCACCGGCCAGAGCCTCTCGTTCCAGGTCACCAGCACCGACGGCCAGACGCTCACCTTCCCCAACGCCGCGCCCGCCGGCTGGGGCTTCGGCCAGACCTTCGCCACCAACAAGCAGTTCTCTTAA